The genomic window AGAAATTCAATATGTTTAgttattttcaaaaaatcAAAGTATCAGATCAGGAATTATTATCATCCATTTATGATTATGAAGTAAAAGATTTATCAGGATCAAATGTATCAATGTCtaaatttaaaaacaaagttttgattatttttaattctgCTTCAAAATGTGGATTAACAAAAAATCATGTAGAacaatttaataaattacaTGAA from Plasmodium gaboni strain SY75 chromosome Unknown, whole genome shotgun sequence includes these protein-coding regions:
- a CDS encoding glutathione peroxidase-like thioredoxin peroxidase; this encodes MFIKFILPVSFMCYNFGKKFNMFSYFQKIKVSDQELLSSIYDYEVKDLSGSNVSMSKFKNKVLIIFNSASKCGLTKNHVEQFNKLHERYNSRGLE